The genome window TGGATTGATTTTTCGTTTATGGATCTAGATGGATTTGATATATTGTGTTTCATCCTATTCTATGCTATCTAGATGGACTTTGATATATGAAAATTGATTTTTTCGGTATATCCAATACCTTTCATTTGTTTGAGATTAACTTGATCTCTCGTTTTGGATTCTTGATAATATTGTTGTTTGATGGTACTAATAAAGGGGAAAACGAGCCCATGAAATGGGCAATGAGGTTGAGGGTGGCATTGTATTTGGCTCAAGCTCTGGAATACTGTAGTAGCAAAGGGAGGGCACTATACCACGATCTCAATGCTTACAGGGTCTTGTTTGATAAGGTGAACTAATTTTACACATTAAACAGTATTCCTTGTTTGTCTATTTGTTCTACTGCATGAGTGTGTGGTTCCTGATATTGTGTCAACAAATCATAGGAGGGTAATCCAAGGCTATCTTGCTTTGGACTAATGAAGAATAGCCGAGATGGAAAGAGTTACAGCACAAACCTAGCTTTCACTCCACCAGAGTACCTGAGAACTGGTAAGCGTTGTTTATGATAAATATCTTGTTTGAATTATTAATACTGGTATGATCTAACAATCTCACTCAGATATTGGTATCTTTGAATGTATGCAAAGTCCAGTGCCATTTTTTTGTCATTGACGTTTTCGGATGATGAAATTTAAGGAAAAACTTCGCACTCCATAGTGAATGGCAGTTTGCATCAATCAAATCTTCTTCATTAACCTCTTTATTTAATATGTAGGGCCGGGGCTACATGCTCCTGGATTTCAAGAAGTGAATGTCATTATCTCATTCCTGTAGATTAATTTGTCAAGAGCACTAATCCATTATTGGTGACTGATATCTACCTTAAAAGCTAATAAAATGTAGGGGGACCCCCTGGGAGATATCAACATATAGCACATCATATCTTTCTTCGTTCGGTTTATTATTTTGCTACGAAGCACCTCTTAATTCTAGTTTAAGCCCTAGCTAATGCAATTATATACATGCATCATGGCAGGTAGAGTGACCCCAGAGAGTGTGGTGTACAGCTTTGGAACCATGTTGCTAGATCTTCTTAGTGGCAAACATATCCCACCAAGTCATGTAGGCCTTCCTCTTTCTATTTTTGTACAACTTTTAATGGATATATCATGTGGATAAGTATCCATGTTGTACTAGCATTGCAGATTACACTTGCCCCTGCTGTGTAAATTAATTACTTTAACTGGCAAAATGATGTGTCTAGGCACTTGATCTGATTCGTGGCAAGAACTTCTTGATGTTGATGGATTCTGCTCTGGAGGGCCAATGTCCAAATGATGATGGAACTGAATTAGTTCGGTTAGCTACTCCATGTTTGCAGTATGAAGCTCGTGAGCGGCCAAATGTTAAGTCCCTTGTCATTGCTCTCATATCACTTCAGAAAGAAACAGAGGTACTCGCCAACAGTTGATTgaacatttctttttctttttcttttttcatgtcTCTTTATATTTCTGTAGTTCTTTTATAATTTCATTCATACACATTGGCATTGCCCTTCGATGCTGTGTTCAACCAGGTTCCATCATATGCTTTAATGGGTATCTCTCGTGATACTGCATCCTCAACTCCACCATTGTTGCTAACACCTTTTGGTGAGGCTTGCTTGAGAATGGACCTCACTGCCATTCATGAAATATTGGAGAATACTGGATACAAGGATGATGAAGGAATTGCTAATGAGGTTAGTTATTTTGTTTCCCATAAGCGAAGATTCCTTTGCTTACGATGCGAAAGATGTAACTCTATAATGCCCAAATCAGCTGAATGTGAAAATTATTctagaaattttttgttttgcctATAGCATTGGGATATGGTGCAAAGTGACTTCTGCCCTGTAGAACCTAGCTGACAGACCAATTAGTTGGTTTTCCTTCCCAGAAATTTCAGAActggctctttttttttttgggtgggggGTAAATTGTTACTAAATTATGAGTTTCAGTGCATGTCTCTCAAGGGTTTCTGTTGTGCAGCTTTCTTTTCAAATGTGGACAAGTCAAATGCTGGACATCTTGAATTCGAAGAAGCATGGAGACTCTGCTTTTCGAGCCAAGGATTTTGCAACTgccatagaccgttatacacaaGTGAGTTTCTATCTTGAAAGTATAATTGATTCTGTCATTCTGAACTAACAATTTGGTTCCAATAACATGTATTCTTGAAATCCATTAAGGAGCGCTCATGTGGCGACCTAAAATGATTGACACTGTCCACCATTTGGTTCTCATTTAGGAAGCTCTCCCCTTGTATttttaaacaaacaaaatgtGGTTAAAGTTAGCCTGGGGTGATATAATCGATAGTGGCTTATGCTAGAGGTATCTAATATCTCCTCCTGTCTCGTGCAGTTCATCGATGGTGGAACCATGATATCACCGACAGTGTATGCTAGACGCTGCTTATCTTACTTGATGAATGACATGGCACAAGAAGCTCTGGGGGATGCTATGGAAGCTCAAGTGATCTCTCCAGAGTGGCCCACTGCCCTATATCTTCAAGCAGCTTGCCTATTCAGCCTCGGGATGGAGACTGATGCAAAAGAAGCACTCAAAGACGGTACAAACTTGGAAGCCAAAAGGAACAAGAAGTAACAGTTGTATAGgtttctcttttgtttgtattttcaaaCTTTCCTTCATTCTTCTTCTGTAGTTTTGTTCAGGCTTTTGTATCTATTCCATAATCCTCCGTACTCATCGATTTGTTCAAACATTACAGAATTCTTTGATAATTGTAATTGGTATGTATTGTTACACATTTCTGAACGTCTTAATTGTAAAAGCCAGGAACGAGCTATGTAGATGGCACATTGGTCATCATGCCCATTAGCTTGTACTTTCCTTCTTCAACTACTGTAGGCAACCCTATTTCCAGCCTTTTACTTGTGTTTCCACCATgaaatttttcttttctctggATTTGCATTAAATCTGAAATTTGTATGTACAAATATGCATTCTTGCAATGCTATTGCTGTTAGGTTTTGTTATGAACAACTAGTATAAAATCCGGGGGGAAAATACAAATAACCAAAGAACCAGACCCActtgaaattttacaaagtACAGGTGCATAGCTGCAACATGTACGACATAATATTCCCTCAGTCAGCAGCCACTAGGAGAAAGTGAAACAGAGAGCTGCAGAAACTGGTAAACGTATTTAATTTTCACAACCTCCAACCCACCTCCCCTTCTTATTCTTTACTTTCCTTCTCTGGTTCTACACAGTCTCTCATAAgccctaaaaaaaattcacatcctTGTTAAATGGGTTCACTtcccaaaccctaaaccaaGCAAAACTCAGATTCATCTTAAAGCCACCCAGTAATGGGCACAGTTTGCTGTTCTAGCTATTTCAAAATCCTTACTTTCCTCATTTTCTGCTTCAAAACCATATCAGCAGACCCAAGCACCTCCTTTTTCTTAAAGAGATTTGATAAAGATCCGAACTTTGAGTCCCGCATTGCTTTATATGGAGATGCAAAGGTTGTTGGTGGTGGTTCTTCGGTTCAACTCACTGCCTCAGTGAGTAAAAGTGCAGGGCGAATCATGTACAAGAAACCCGTTAAGCTTGTTGAAGGTAAACCTAGGCAATTGGCTTCTTTCTCCACCTACTTTTCATTTTCAATGTCCAGCGATAAAGGTGATGGTTTGGCCTTTGTTATGGTCGCTAGCGGTTTTGATGCCAATGTTTTTGGTAATAGCTCATTTGGGTTTCCTATAGAATCAGGAAAAAGTGATTCTAGGGTTATTGTTATTGAATTTGACACCTTCAAGGATGCTAGGGTTGATGACTTGAATGAGAATCATGTGGGAATTGATGTTGGTAGTCTTAAATCAGTGAAAGTGAGAAATGCTTCAGCTATCAACGATATGATATTGAATAGCGGTGAAAGATTGCATTCTTGGATTGATTATGAAGCAGGTTCAAAGAGATTAGAGGTTAGATTGAGTAAGTTTGGTGATAAAAAGCCAGTTGATCCATTGCTCTCACATCCAATTGACTTAACAAAAATGTGGCAAGATAATGAGGAAATGCTTGTGGGCTTAAGCTCTGCGAATGGAAATTCTTCTCAGacttgttttctcttttcttggAGCTTCAATCTAAGGCATATACCACATAGGACGCATTCGCAGCCGCTTGACCCTGAAGCTTTCACTAAGAAGCTAAAACCTCCTGTAATTCACAAGAGCAGTGTCTGCATTGTGAAAATGCTTGCTGCAATGGTATTTGGTGCTGCCTGTGGAGCACTAGGAGCATTTGTTGTGTTGTATTTGTGGACTATATTCGGGAATAGGCGGCCGGTGGTGCCAGAGGAATTTGCTGCACATCATGTGGATTTTGATGTCAAGAAAGTTAAGGTAATAGTAGACAAAGCCATCAAAGATGGTAAGAAACTAAGTGCTTGAAGTGGGCTTGGTGTTGAATGTTTTGAATTGTAAATTCACTTCCTTTCTGTACTTGGATCTGCaggttttgttgatgtgaattTAGCTGATGATCAATAAGTCAGATTGTGGGCTAGTGCATTACTTAACTCCACTTATATATAGCCTTATCTATTTTCACCAGCTCCAGATCTGTAAACTTTGCACTCTTCTGCCTTTACAGATAACTGGATTCATTTAAACTTTCCATTCTATTTGAACTTTCAAATGGGGCATGAAAGAGACTAGATTGATGTCTCTTCCTAGGGATACTGAATGCATGTTATCTTGTTAGGCTGTTTGCAGAAATGCCAATTCAAATTTGTTGATGCTGTAAATGTAGACAAAACAAATCAGACAAAGGAAAGAAACAACTCAACATTCTGTATTCCCAGTAAAGTTGACAAGTAAAGTGCCTTTCTCTTCCATGTTGATTAGCTGTCCTGAGGAAAGAAACAGTCTTGTGTTTTAAGAATCACCATTGTTGTGcttgggagttttttttttgccccttaTGTGCTGGGCGACACAGGAGCTAAATGGACAGGACAAAGGGTCGCGATCCCGTGAGAGTGAGCTAGCTCCAAAAATCCATTCTCAGGTCGGATTGCAGGCTGCAATTCACCTGCATGAAGTCGAAATCGCTAGTAATAATCGATCAGTCACACAACTCATGTAAACACCCGATAATTTATAAAAACTAAACTCCCAAACACGCCTTAATGGAGTATCAACCCATAATTCAATATCCATGAGGCCTTCAATAAAAGGGTCCAATTTACTGTAGTTATGAGCCCAAACATTCTGAAGCCCATGCCTGAGAATCATCCGGCCCAACTCAACCTTTTCATGATGATGTTCTAAGACCCATCATGTGACCAATCCAAGTCCAAAACTTGTTAAGCCCGGATTCACTTACCCAATTTTCTTTTAGAATGACGTAATCGCTCAGCGGCGTGACGTTTTCTAGTTGCTATAGAACCAGAAATCCCACATCGTTTAGTTAGCAAAGCACAACACTGTTTATATTACGAGAGAAGCACGAAGAGGTTGTCCCTTCGGGGACATCCGATAAAATTGGAACGATACAGAGAAGATTAGCATGGCCCCTGCGCAAGGATGACACGCACAAATCGAGAAatggtccaaattttttttgcaaaatcGTTCTTCGGAATTCAGATTAAGCAAACGAGTTTTGGATTCCAGATTGAATGGTCGGTTCCTTCGTTATTGTTTCATAATTTTTGTTAGTCTGGTGTATCAGTTGATGAACTGAACGGAGATTCAATCTCTTTCTTCTACCCTAATCTCTGATATGGCTGAATCAGTGAAATTGTTACTACTTGGTACGTTGTTTGTATATCCTTTGCTTTGAttctatttctttcttcaatttttgctttataatgcttttgtaattttaaaGCTCATCCCGGCATCATGTGCTCGGAACGTTTTCGCTGGATATTAGGTTCTTCTCTAATTTTACGCTGATTAGGAAGCTAATTTGACAGTGATGAGGAAATCTTATCTCTGAATCGTCGATGTTCCCAATTTCAGTTTAGCATATGATTACAGTTTCCAAACCAGTAACTGCACTGTCGATTTGGTTCTTCGTTTGTCTATATATCTGATGGATCCGATTAGCTGATTAGGATTCATCATGATTCAGCTATTAGGATGACACGCACAAATCGAGAAatggtccaaattttttttgcaaaatcGTTCTTCGGAATTCAGATTAAGCAAACGAGTTTTGGATTCCAGATTGAACGGTCGGTTCCTTCGTTATTGTTTCATAATTTTTGTTAGTCTGGTGTATCAGTTGATGAACTGAACGGAGATTCAATCTCTTTCTTCTACCCTAATCTCTGATATGGCTGAATCAGTGAAATTGTTACTACTTGGTACGTTGTTTATATATCCTTTGCTTTGAttctatttctttcttcaatttttgctttataatgcttttgtaattttaaaGCTCATCCCGGCATCATGTGCTCGGAACGTTTTCGCTGGATATTAGGTTCTTCTCTAATTTTACGCTGATTAGGAAGCTAATTTGACAGTGATGAGGAAATCTTATCTCTGAATCGTCGATGTTCCCAATTTCAGTTTAGCATATGATTACAGTTTCCAAACCAGTAACTGCACTGTCGATTTGGTTCTTCGTTTGTCTATATATCTGATGGATCCGATTAGCTGATTAGGATTCATCATGATTCAGCTATTAGGATGACACGCACAAATCGAGAAatggtccaaattttttttgcaaaatcGTTCTTCGGAATTCAGATTAAGCAAACGAGTTTTGGATTCCAGATTGAACGGTCGGTTCCTTCGTTATTGTTTCATAATTTTTGTTAGTCTGGTGTATCAGTTGATGAACTGAACGGAGATTCAATCTCTTTCTTCTACCCTAATCTCTGATATGGCTGAATCAGTGAAATTGTTACTACTTGGTACGTTGTTTGTATATCCTTTGCTTTGAttctatttctttcttcaatttttgctttataatgcttttgtaattttaaaGCTCATCCCGGCATCATGTGCTCGGAAAGTTTTCGCTGGATATTAGGTTCTTCTCTAATTTTACGCTGATTAGGAAGCTAATTTGACAGTGATGAGGAAATCTTATCTCTGAATCGTCGATGTTCCCAATTTCAGTTTAGCATATGATTACAGTTTCCAAACCAGTAACTGCACTGTCGATTTGGTTCTTCGTTTGTCTATATATCTGATGGATCCGATTAGCTGATTAGGATTCATCATGATTCAGCTATTAGGTTTACTTCCTTGTGtccttgatcatattattttcatacttcCAGTGCAATGATGCTTATTTCAACAAGCTTAAGGTTTATGGATCGATCAAGATAAAACATTTCCTTTTGTAATTTCAAGGGAGTGATGTTTCTTCgattttttcttgtttgatgACCAATTTCTTGTAGATTTTACATTGTTGCTGTTGATTTTAATTGCTTGAGGAATCTTAACTATGGTGGTTGTACTGAAAATCATGTGGAATGCTAGTGGTTAGTCCTGTATTAGGTCAGGGTTTATTTACCTCTGCAACATAGTATATAGACAAGTGGTAGATTGCTTTTGAAATGGACCAGACTGAGGTGAGCTTACGTAGTTGTTGCTATAAAATAGTTGTTGAGGTACTGTTGTGGTGTTAAGACCGGTGAATGGATGTTCTTCTTGTATAAGTTTTGTATGTTTGTGAACCTT of Tripterygium wilfordii isolate XIE 37 chromosome 13, ASM1340144v1, whole genome shotgun sequence contains these proteins:
- the LOC120012628 gene encoding serine/threonine-protein kinase BSK6-like yields the protein MGVSCSKFSLCWFQSQLKPSGLESSDLENGGKNDRSKWPGFSEFSLEQLRAATLGFLPENIVSEHGEKAPNVVYKGQLDNDRWIAVKRFNKLAWPDSRQFLEEARSVANLRSERLANLVGCCCEGDERLLVAEFMPHETLAKHLFHWENEPMKWAMRLRVALYLAQALEYCSSKGRALYHDLNAYRVLFDKEGNPRLSCFGLMKNSRDGKSYSTNLAFTPPEYLRTGRVTPESVVYSFGTMLLDLLSGKHIPPSHALDLIRGKNFLMLMDSALEGQCPNDDGTELVRLATPCLQYEARERPNVKSLVIALISLQKETEVPSYALMGISRDTASSTPPLLLTPFGEACLRMDLTAIHEILENTGYKDDEGIANELSFQMWTSQMLDILNSKKHGDSAFRAKDFATAIDRYTQFIDGGTMISPTVYARRCLSYLMNDMAQEALGDAMEAQVISPEWPTALYLQAACLFSLGMETDAKEALKDGTNLEAKRNKK
- the LOC120012630 gene encoding L-type lectin-domain containing receptor kinase I.7-like, yielding MGTVCCSSYFKILTFLIFCFKTISADPSTSFFLKRFDKDPNFESRIALYGDAKVVGGGSSVQLTASVSKSAGRIMYKKPVKLVEGKPRQLASFSTYFSFSMSSDKGDGLAFVMVASGFDANVFGNSSFGFPIESGKSDSRVIVIEFDTFKDARVDDLNENHVGIDVGSLKSVKVRNASAINDMILNSGERLHSWIDYEAGSKRLEVRLSKFGDKKPVDPLLSHPIDLTKMWQDNEEMLVGLSSANGNSSQTCFLFSWSFNLRHIPHRTHSQPLDPEAFTKKLKPPVIHKSSVCIVKMLAAMVFGAACGALGAFVVLYLWTIFGNRRPVVPEEFAAHHVDFDVKKVKVIVDKAIKDGKKLSA